aaaaatgaagttaCTTTTAACGCTTTGTGTCTTTCAATGTGCGCcatgtgtttttaattcaaatgtatGAGGAtctttacacattttacatttgactAGTGGTCACCAAATATATAAAAGGTTAATATTTCAGTATTATCCGATGTTGAGCATCTAACAAAGAGCAGACCAAGTTGaggctttctttttctttttcagcatattttaatatacagtaGTGCAGTAGTAAAAAGTAGCAGTTATACGCTCGGGTGACAGTGATAAAACCTCGTCGAATCTCAAGACAGATCCAGGATTTCATTCCTCAGACGGCGACGCTGTTTGGGATTTTGTCGGGGGACATGTTGTAGTACGGCAGCTTCTTGCCGTCGTTCCTCAACTTGATGGAGCCGCTGATCTCCGCCAGCTGCTTACTGAACTTCTCCATGGCCGCCTTCACTGGCTTCTCTATGAAGTGCTCGTCCGGATACATGCCCAGGTACAGCTGCAAGGAGAGAGAGGCATGGGGGAGACCCAGGATCCCCCCCCTCAAGGAATTAGAGACACAACTCAAAGTTTTACAACCAACcaaaacgtgtgcgtgtgtttgtaacATCATTGCCCCAGTGTTtagacatgggggggggggaggggtaccTCTCCCTCTTGGTACTGGCTGAGAGCCCAGACGGCCCCCAGGTGCCAGCTGGAACGTCCGCGATCAGGGAGGCTCTCAATGATCAAGTTCACATTTGCGAGGCCCTTCTGGGTGGGCGGGGGCCTTCTCATGGTAGACGGGGCGTTGGGGATCCAGGAACACCAGTCGTACTACACAATGGACACAAAGACGCGGGATGTGAACGAGTACTAGTTACAGCGCTACATTCACCTGACAGCTGTGATTACCAGTTACTTTACAGATTTGTGCCCAAAAAGCTGGTTCCTTTTACCCACAAATGAATCCGCTTTTTGGGTTGTTTATCTATTACTCACCTGTCCAAAGTTGACCGCCGCATGCTGGGCCGAAGCAGTGAACACAATGACGGTCAGATACTCTATCAGCGCCTCGCGTGATTTCAGGAACTTTGGAAATTCTGTGCAAAGACAAGAtctaaaaagtcaaataaatctGTGTGCAATATCGTTGCACAGTGCAAGTGATGGAGAAATGCAGTTTGCAGAGGTTTCACAACAGTCCAGCAGTGACACCATCGCCGCCTTGTGGCTTCCTGTCTTCCCCCCCTAAAACTATTTCTCTGTAAGGGAACTCAGGCTTTTGTTGCAACCTTAAAAGAAGAAATTACACAAGGTGCCGGTGATGTGTACCCACCGCAGTGATCAAAGTCCTGCATTCCGAAGCTGCACACGTCTTTAACAAAGGCCTGGATTTCTTCGTCTTCCTGCAGCGTCTCATCGCTGGTGTAGTAAATATGCACCACATCAGACACAAAACtgccaaaaagaaaacagtcaggtatagagaaaatgaataatGCTTATCTCACAAACGGCCTCTcgccctcaaacacacaaattatCCTTCCGTGTGGTCTACAAAGAGTCGTTTGTCACCTCTTGGTGGCCTCCCACACCTGGTAGCCATCGTCCCTGTAGAAGTAGGTGGGCAGCTCCTTTTGGTCGTCCACGCCACGCGACTTGATCATATCCGGGAAGCACAGGGACCGGAAAGTCAGAGACTTCATGGCCTTTTGAATCATCTGGACGTGGCCGCCTCCGCCCGTTGCGTTTGCCTTGACGGGGATTGAGAAGATACGGCATCACTCTCACGGCTtttgagatctttgtttttctcagttttTTCCATTGACATTCACAAACTCACTTTGTCAAAGATGCCGCACTCACAGATGAGCTGTTCTCTGGCCTTGGTGTTGATCGCCATAGTAAAACGGATATGTGGGATGAGTAGCTGGGAGAAGGAACACCAATCCATTGAATCGATCAGACCAGTGAAGCAATCGCTCAGTTGACGGGTCAGAGTTGTACCTTGTACACAGGGTGAACAGCGGGGAGCTGCCTGTACATGGCAACAGCGAAAACCTCCGTCATCAGATGGGTCCTGAGCAGGTGTGTGATGGTCTGGTggtagtggaagtcggctgagCGGACCCAGATCTTGGCGAGCAGCCAGTCGTACTCGCTGTCGGTGGGCAGGAAGATTGGGTTGTTTTTCCCTGGCGTCTGCCCGAGCTGGGAGAAcacggaggacgaggaagaagcAGGAAGACGTGTATTTATACTGGAAGGTTTCCCCTCACGTGCTGCTCGTCATCACCGTACCTGTATGGCTATGGGTAGGATCTTGTTCTCGATGTTCTTGTAGATCAGACAGATGGGAGCTGCCAGGTACTGCAGCGTGCACGGATCGGTGCTGTTGGGTTTGATGTCTGCCAACACCTCGTAGTCCGCTATATAGACGTTACCTGCCTGGAGCCGGAACATTGATTCACACAAATACGTCAGTGGGAGAATTTAAGTGAGACACAACTGAAGAGATTCACAAAAACAGACAGCGTCTCACCTCTATTTCCTCCTGTAGAGTCAGATCCCTCTCCAGGCTGACAGAAACCATCTCATCTGTGACAGGAAAATTCTCGGGAAGGTTGGTGCATTTTTGGATCACTACGGGGTTGCAGCCGTTTAGAAATTGGTACCCAAACATGAAGTCCTCCTTCCAGTGTTGCATCACATACTCTGgacataataaaatgtaatgcaatCAAATGTTACATAATACAGTTCAATGTAATTGGATGTTATGTAATGCAATTTGATATTGTGTAACATATATGTGAGGCTGACCTGAGATGGTGTTTTGGATTCTCACAAAGATCCTCTCAAAGTCACCAAAGTCACTCCAGGAGGACTGGAACATGTGCATGAACTGGTTCACACACAG
This portion of the Gasterosteus aculeatus chromosome 6, fGasAcu3.hap1.1, whole genome shotgun sequence genome encodes:
- the alox5a gene encoding polyunsaturated fatty acid 5-lipoxygenase isoform X1 yields the protein MPSYTVTVSTGSQWFAGTDDYIYITLVGTEGCSEKTLLDKALYNDFERGAVDSYAVRVEENLGDILLVKIEKKKYWVHDDWYCKYITVKTPSGDYIEFPCFLWLVGDNEVVLRDGRAFLPQDDKTSLVKRHRQKELEARRKTYRWKEWQPGFPMSIDANRHKDLPRDIQFDSEKGVDFVLNYSKAIENLCVNQFMHMFQSSWSDFGDFERIFVRIQNTISEYVMQHWKEDFMFGYQFLNGCNPVVIQKCTNLPENFPVTDEMVSVSLERDLTLQEEIEAGNVYIADYEVLADIKPNSTDPCTLQYLAAPICLIYKNIENKILPIAIQLGQTPGKNNPIFLPTDSEYDWLLAKIWVRSADFHYHQTITHLLRTHLMTEVFAVAMYRQLPAVHPVYKLLIPHIRFTMAINTKAREQLICECGIFDKANATGGGGHVQMIQKAMKSLTFRSLCFPDMIKSRGVDDQKELPTYFYRDDGYQVWEATKSFVSDVVHIYYTSDETLQEDEEIQAFVKDVCSFGMQDFDHCEFPKFLKSREALIEYLTVIVFTASAQHAAVNFGQYDWCSWIPNAPSTMRRPPPTQKGLANVNLIIESLPDRGRSSWHLGAVWALSQYQEGELYLGMYPDEHFIEKPVKAAMEKFSKQLAEISGSIKLRNDGKKLPYYNMSPDKIPNSVAV
- the alox5a gene encoding polyunsaturated fatty acid 5-lipoxygenase isoform X2, with translation MPSYTVTVSTGSQWFAGTDDYIYITLVGTEGCSEKTLLDKALYNDFERGAVDSYAVRVEENLGDILLVKIEKKKYWVHDDWYCKYITVKTPSGDYIEFPCFLWLVGDNEVVLRDGRAFLPQDDKTSLVKRHRQKELEARRKTYRIENLCVNQFMHMFQSSWSDFGDFERIFVRIQNTISEYVMQHWKEDFMFGYQFLNGCNPVVIQKCTNLPENFPVTDEMVSVSLERDLTLQEEIEAGNVYIADYEVLADIKPNSTDPCTLQYLAAPICLIYKNIENKILPIAIQLGQTPGKNNPIFLPTDSEYDWLLAKIWVRSADFHYHQTITHLLRTHLMTEVFAVAMYRQLPAVHPVYKLLIPHIRFTMAINTKAREQLICECGIFDKANATGGGGHVQMIQKAMKSLTFRSLCFPDMIKSRGVDDQKELPTYFYRDDGYQVWEATKSFVSDVVHIYYTSDETLQEDEEIQAFVKDVCSFGMQDFDHCEFPKFLKSREALIEYLTVIVFTASAQHAAVNFGQYDWCSWIPNAPSTMRRPPPTQKGLANVNLIIESLPDRGRSSWHLGAVWALSQYQEGELYLGMYPDEHFIEKPVKAAMEKFSKQLAEISGSIKLRNDGKKLPYYNMSPDKIPNSVAV